A window of Hippoglossus stenolepis isolate QCI-W04-F060 chromosome 16, HSTE1.2, whole genome shotgun sequence contains these coding sequences:
- the nkiras2 gene encoding NF-kappa-B inhibitor-interacting Ras-like protein 2: protein MGKSCKVVVCGQGAVGKTAVLEQLLYANHVAGSEPMETLEDIYIGSVETDRGTREQVRFYDTRGLREGMEFPRHYYSFADGFVLVYSIDSKESFKRMEALKKDIDRHRDKKEVTIVVLGNKLDKQEERRVDSNMAQNWAKNEKVRLWEVSVVDRRTLIEPFVYLASKMTQPQSKSTFPLSRNKNKGSGSTDS, encoded by the exons ATGGGCAAAAGCTGCAAGGTGGTGGTTTGTGGCCAGGGCGCAGTGGGGAAAACGGCTGTTTTGGAGCAACTGCTGTACGCCAACCATGTTGCAG GTTCCGAGCCCATGGAGACTCTGGAGGATATCTACATCGGCTCCGTAGAGACGGACCGTGGTACACGAGAGCAGGTGCGCTTCTATGACACCCGCGGACTCCGGGAGGGGATGGAATTCCCTCGACATTACTACAGTTTCGCAGATGGTTTCGTACTTGTGTACAGCATCGACAGTAAAGAGTCCTTTAAGCGAATGGAGGCTCTCAAAAAGGACATAGACCGTCATAGAGACAAGAAAGAG GTGACCATTGTTGTGCTGGGTAACAAGCTGGACAagcaggaggaaagaagagTCGACTCCAACATGGCCCAGAACTGGGCAAAGAATGAGAAGGTCCGTCTGTGGGAGGTGTCGGTGGTGGACAGACGCACGCTTATCGAGCCCTTCGTCTACCTGGCCAGCAAAATGACCCAGCCCCAGAGCAAGTCCACCTTCCCTCTCAGTCGCAACAAGAACAAGGGAAGTGGTTCTACAGATAGTTAA